The window gagtaccgcaagggCCAACAATAAGAGTTCGTCCTATTCCTAATATACGTTAACAAAGTAACAGAAGAAATTGCTCCAGTATATCAATGTTTGTTGATGCAAATTACGGAGAAGAATCATAGCAGAGCAGGACGGTAATATATTAACAAACACACACTGCAGAGATGGTCCGCAAAATGATAACCGGACCTCAATCTTAAACGAATTCAAATTTATGAGAACAGGAGCAGAGgaccgtatatatatatttcacaggCACAAATATCTTTGACAGTTTACGATCTTACAATATCTATAAGACTTTATACGATCCTAATGATTTACAGTAGCCATAACATGAATTTATATGGTCTTATATTTAATGCAATACCCCCCAAACCAttttatcctaaatccttatattCGTATCTCtcgtaagtgctatatagtcgtaatggcttagtgctttctccggaTAATTAGCTTATCTTGCCTTCCCTAGTTATTTTACCCCCTGAcagaccttaccttacctaaatatTTTACCCCCTGAcagaccttaccttacctaaatatTTTACCCCCTGAcagaccttaccttacctaaatatTTTACCCCCTGAcagaccttaccttacctaaatatTTTACCCCCTGAcagaccttaccttacctaaatatTTTACCCCCTGAcagaccttaccttacctaaatatTTTACCCCCTGAcagaccttaccttacctaaatatTTTACCCCCTGAcagaccttaccttacctaaatatTTTACCCTCTGACAGACCTTACCTTACCTAGATATTTTACCCCCTGAcagaccttaccttacctaaatatTTTACCCTCTGACAGATCCTACTTTCCCTAATCATTTTATCCCCCAAAAGACTCAATTACCATCTGCATACAAATGTCACAATCTGATTTTGTCCCCAACATAATTCCCGTTTCTTTCTCCTAACATTTCGCACTGACGAGCATCACAACCAAAATTGTTTTGTCCCAAACAATCTACAAGATCATTCTTTGTCCCAAACAATCTACAAGATCATTCTTTGTCCCAAACAACCTACAGCATTATTCTTTGTCCCAAACAACCTACAACCCATGCCAATATTTTCCAACCATCGTCACCAGTTATGCTCCAACAAATTCTACTACTACCCTTTTCCATATTTTCCCGGATAGACTTCACTACCCTCTTGTTTAACCCTCGACAAATTCCACTACCACCATTTGTGCTTGACCACCGACACAACCAGAATTTTTATCCTAAAACAAACTTTTAACACCACCATATTTTGCCCCGACAAATTCAAACACAATCAGTTTTGCCCCAAGAAACTCCACCTCCATCATTTTTGCCCCGACAATCTCCGCTACCACAATTTCTGCCCCGACACGCTTCAGGAggaggcggagagtggcggcggttCAATGACCCACCCACTTCACCACAACACCGCTGAAAGGATGCAATCACGGGGGTCTCCCGGTCGACGTTTCCAGGCTTCTGGCGCTTATCCCTGGAAAGTTGGGGTTCCGGGCGAGGAGCTGGAGAAGAGCCGTGGAGGGCAGACTGCGAGTGGCTGCTCAATTTGTGGGTCTTTTGTGGTGAGGGCGGCGCTATAATAGTGATTCCCCCCCAGCACGGCGCACTTCAGGGCCCCTTTCCAGCGCCCTCCAGAGCTTCCAGCACCCTCCTGGTTTTCCAGCACCCTCCTCGTCTCTTCCAGCTTGACCTCCGAACAGATCCACCTCTGGGCCTTTTCCAATACCTTCCCTCTAGTCCGGACGGGTTTCGGTTCTTTATTAGCTCAATAATCCCTCAAAGTGCCATTAAGGTTTTCTGTTTTGTTTGGTGGTGAGGGGAAGATGTTTTCCAGTCCTTCAACAGACTTTTAAAAGACTTCAGTGTCCTCAGGGACGTCTAACCCTCAGCATATCAAAACATAGAATTCCTTACCAACTACGATCTTCCAGGATTCTTCCAGCTTGACTCACACATCCCCTCGAAGGACAGTTATCCAGGCCTCTTCATCATCCACGCCTCTTCAGCTATTTCTATGCGATCCACTGTCAGTACTCTtttttttgttgaccagaccacacactagaagatgaagggacgactacgtttcggtccgtcctggaccattctcaagtcgattgtgattacttactttagccacgttattgtgacccatcgcttcttctcTTTTGCCTTTATCCCTTCATTGAAGCTCATTCCACCTGTCTTTGGGTCAACCTGCAGCGCCTTCTAGCTTTGCCTTGCCTTCCAGGACTCTTCCTCTCGCACGACAAGCTTTCCATGATGCTGCCACTCGCAGCTGGCGTCAAGACCAGGCTTCCAGGGCCagtattcatcaagcatttacgcaaaCAAATttactgtacatctttcctttatCATGGCtcctttatttacatttattaaaacgtCAATGACCTCAGCAGCACCTCAAGGttctttataacaataataatcatGGGATATGAAGTTACGAAGCTCGAAAAGTGTATACTGAAGGTAAACAAAGTCACCATGATTGaggaaaagatgtagaggtttcgcaagGTGGTAGCGTAAAGGCTCTGCTGAATCCTGGACTAGGACAGTTTTATTCGTAGTCGTCGCCACAGTCAGTCCTCCAGCGCCTGTGTCTGCTGTCTCAAGGAGCAGGAACATGTAGACGGGTCTGCTGAATAGATGGCTATCGTCtgctctgctgctgttgctgctactgctgttgctgctgctgttgctgctgctgctgctgctgttgctactgttgctgctgctgctgctgttgctgttgctgctgctgctgctgctgctgctgctgctgctgttgctactgttgctgctgctgctgctgctgctgttgctgctgttgctgctgctgctgctgttgctgctgctgctgttgctgctgttgctgctgctgctgttactactgctgctgttgttgctgctcgcAGTGCTCTATTATTCAATATGTTGCTCAGTATATAAACGGCTCCTTGTATGGTGAAAACATTATTacttatggtacttaaattgttaCTTACGGCCCAAaccggtactggtggtggtggtgagcgtggAGAGTGGTAGTGGCCGAGACAGCTGACTCCTTCAGCATGGTAAGCCCCATCTCACGACTTTCTGAGCTCTCGTAcacacagagagaaagagagagagagaggtcgtaGTTCACCGTGACGTCACCCCAGCCTTGTGATGTCCTCGCATATTATGAAGTTATCATACCACATGGTACAAAATACCATCGTCAACATCCAGGACTATTCCTCGTCTAGAGCAGGAGAGCTTAAGTACCTCCGTCCAAGGAACATCTGTTCCTCTTAGACGGACGTGTTCTGTCAGGTAGAGTGGGGGTTCTCATTagcggtgggggaggtggggaagtTACAGGTGAGAAGCTCTAGCACTACTTCCCTGAACAGTCTACACGTGACGTCGTCGTAGAGCTCATTGACGTTGTTGTAGAGCTCATTGACGTCGTTGTAGTGCTCATTGACGTCGTTGTAGTGCTCATTGACGTCGTTGTAGTGCTCATTGACGTCGTTGTAGTGCTCATTGACGTCGTTGTAGTGCTCATTGACGTCGTTGTAGTGCTCATTGACGTCGTTGTAGTGCTCATTGACGTCGTTGTAGAGCTCATTGACGTCGTTGTAGTGCTCATtgacgttgttgtagtgctcattgacGTCGTTGTACTGCTCATTGACGTCGTTGTAGTGCTCATTGACGTCGTTGTAGTGCTCATTGACGTCGTTGTAGTGCTCATTGACGTCGTTGTAGAGCTCATTGACGTCGTTGTAGAGCTCATTGACGTCGTTGTAGTGCTCATTGACGTCGTTGTAGTGCTCATTGACGTCGTTGTAGTGCTCATTGACGTCGTTGTAGTGCTCATTGACGTCGTTGTACTGCTCATTGACGTCGTTGTAGTGCTCATTGACGTCGTTGTAGTGCTCATTGACGTCGTTGTAGTGCTCATTGACGTCGTTGTAGAGCTCATTGACGTCGTTGTAGTGCTCATTGACGTCGTTGTAGTGCTCATTGACGTCGTTGTAGTGCTCATTGACGTCGTTGTAGTGCTCATTGACGTCGTTGTAGTGCTCATTGACGTCGTTGTAGTGCTCATTGACGTCGTTGTAGTGCTCATTGACGTCGTTGTAGTGCTCATTGACGTCGTTGTAGTGCTAGTGCAACCCAgtcgccagagagagagaagcagtcaACCAGGAGAGTCAACATGTGCTCCTCAGAGCACCGAGGGACTTCGCTGTCATTGTGGAGGTCCTTCAAGAAAAGCTGAATCCCTCCGAGAGGCTGGAACAGTGAAGCGGTGATATCGATGCCTCCTGCAGTGTGCCCTGTCCCTTCGAACGAGGTGCCAGAGTTTTGTCCTCGCTACTCTACATCGTGATGTCTGTACCTTAAAACTACAGCTGGAcggaccttcttgaggttatcttgagataatttcggggcattagtgtccccgcggcccggtcctcgaccaggcctccacccccaggaagcagcccgtgacagctgactaacacccaggtacctattttactgctaggtaacaggggcatagggtgaaagaaactctgcccgttgtctctcgccggcgcctgggatcgaacccaggaccacaggatcacaagtccagcgtcctgtcggctcggccgaccggctcccgaccgacCTGATATAACAATgactgtatgatgctggtgggagGGAGTAGGTTGCTTTGTCTCCATTTCACAATATATgtactaatgaacaaatccacaagggccgtgacgaggattcgaacctacgtccgagaggatcccagacgcgccaaatcccttgtggatttgtttattttgatgcatcacgctattgtgatttctgtgtgtaatatatGTACTAGTTTTACCCGAGGGAGGGGATAAGCATAAGCATTAACATAATAATTAAAGTGCCAAAAATCGTACAGAGCAAATAATTTTCTCGGCTTGACATTCAGTGTGAAAGACTCGACTTAAGCTTTgcagccgttgttgttgttgttatagattcagctactcggaacaagttccaagtagcacgggctatggtgagcccgtaacttacttgacacaggagcggggcaagtagcacgggctatggttagcccgtagtggatttacctggcacaggagcggggcaagtagcacgggctatggttagcccgtagtggacttgcctggcacaggagcggggcaagtagcacgggctatggttagcccgtagtggatttacctggcacaggagcggggcaagtagcacgggctatggttagcccgtagtggacttacctggcaaaggAGCGGTGCTCGATTTCTGCAGCCTCGCAAAAGGTCTTTTATAATCACAAGACGCAGGCAGGTCGACGACTCGTTCATCTCCCGCCACAAATCCTTCAAGTCCTACCAATCCCCAGCGCGCTGGATCTATGGCTTCCAAGTGTTTGTGTATTTGGGAACCGACGCCACACACAGCGCCGCTAAATGCCGCCTTATTCAAACAATAATTGGACTTAAATGGAGTTTGGATGTTACTCGATTACAATAACAATGGACGCTCGCTTCCCGCCTCTTGAGTCGGGTTGCCACTCCTCACCACGACCGTGTCTCAAATGACACACGGAAAACACCCGCACGAGTGGGAAAAAGATTGGAAAATAGCAATGGAGGAATGTCGATCAGCATTTAGAAGTGGTCGAGATGTGATATAGGAGCGAGGGGGTATAGGGAGGATAGGTGTGGttaaggtgggtgtggctgggtgtggcgcggAGGGGTGACGTCCAAGTATTAGGAGAGTCTGTGGGGAGTTAGCGGGGTGTATCCAGCACTCTATTGTTCGGCCGTCACACGCTGGCCGGCCTCTCACACACTTCACTCACTCACGCTATGCTCACACGCTATTGCACGCACTACAGCCTCGCTACTGTAGCCCCTGGCTACGCACTACTAAGACGCTACAGCCATGCTGATACAATACTctcacgctacacacacacaaacggagcCTCCTACACGATGAATAAACTCACCGGCCGCTGGTAATGGTCTCTCGGAGTTAGTCATGAACCTGTGAAACACCTAAAATACCAATCAACTCAGCCAAcaatccacttggacggtcgaggattgaacgccgacgtgcAGGGGAAAGAGGGAATCATCCATAACCCGATCACAGTTCCCGCTCTCGAGGACAGGACACATCAGCTACTCATCTCAAGTCATGGTAAGTTCAGAGAGCCGCCTCCAGCGCCGTCCGTCTGGGCCAACATCACACAGACGGGGTGTGGGAGGCGATGACCCAAAGGAGACGGGCGGGCCGATGGCGGTTCTAAGAGGCGGATGGGCGCGCTGGTGGTGCCTGTACCGCCTGTAAGGTGGGCGGGTGGTGGCTGAAAGGGTTGGGATGGACGGGCGAGCGTGCCGGGTAGTGGACAGCGAGGGATGAGCCAGCCTGAAGGACCTTCCTGAAGGGTGTTTTAAAGGAGACTTCAAGAGTTTTCGGGTGTCGTTAAGGCGCCTCACGCAGACTCCGTTATTCAGTGCTTAGCCgcgtccatacacacacacaccggccggTGATACAATGCCTCAGGTTCGTCTCCTGCCGCTGCGGCATCACAGATTCTTCAATAACGAGACACGCAACTGAATCATTGTTGCATTGACGCTAATACATTGTGTTGTTGCCCAGAGAACTCTGAACAAGAACAGCATTTCTCTGTTTAACCTAACCCCCATCACACCAAGCCTTAACCCCCAGCACACCAAGCCTTAACCCCCAGCCTTTAGCACCCTGCACAGACCGTTGTCTTCACTGTcttcatatatttatattttatggcTGTCgcccgcgcgtgtgcgtgtgtgtttcagTATCATCATCTCGCACGCAACTCCTCTCAGGAGCTCTCGCACGCAACTCCTCTCAGGAGCTCTCGCACGCAACTCCTCTCAGGAGCTTGTGATCTCAAAGCTCTTAATCCATCTGCGTTAGGAGTTTTCCCGATGCTTGGGATTACCTCCTATTTGCCACCCTCGTCAACTCTCGACAAATACATTGATTCATTCCCTCGTCAACTCTCTCAATGCATGTGGTGACTCGCCCTTTTTTTAACTTTTAAAACAAATGATCATTTTACTGATTGTTCATCTGTAAACATAAACGCTTCGCTGCATGCAACAACACACTGGTTCACTGTAGCAAACACAATTAGTTCACTTTAACAAACACAATTAGTTCACTTTAACAAACACAATTAGTTCACTTTAACAAACACAATTAGTTCACTTTAACAAACACAATTAGTTCACTTTAACAAACACAATTAGTTCACTTTAACAAACACAATTAGTTCACTTTAACAAACACAATTAGTTCACTTTAACAAACACACTATATAATACTGTATATGAATATATTTCCTCTTGGTATATGTATCTCCATTACTCCTGAGCCTGTGTAAGCAGATGAGACGATGGAAactcaagtccccccccccctcttcttccaTCGTTTTTGTTGTTGAAAGAAGTGATAAAGATATTAAAGTAAGTTCTTAAAGATGAGAAACAACTTTAGTGATGAActtttgtgttttgtttttaataaTTAAACTTTGTCAAACATGATAATGAGGCTCCGCGAGTCTTGATCGGCGCTCTGATATAGAAGTTGACTTCTTTTAGCTTCTGTCGTAGTGTACGCTGCTTGGTGTACATAGTTGGTGTACATAGTTGTGTATAGTTGGTGTACATAGTTGTGTATAGTTGGTGTACATAAATATGTACACCAACTATACACGACTATGTATACCAACTATACACGACTATGTACACCAACTATACACGACTATGTACACCAACTATACACGACTATGTACACCAACTATACACGACTATGTACACCAACTATACACGACTATGTACACCAACTATACACGACTATGTACACCAACTATACACGACAGTGTATAGTTGGTATACATAGGCCTTGTAATGTGAGGTGGGTGGGGGtgaatggtggtgggggtggtggtggtagcagtagtggtAGCAGTGGTGTTGAAGGTAGTGGTGGTACTAATCTAACAGTGATTACAAGAAGGCGAGATCTAGAATCTTGTATTTAACTTgagcaaaccacacactagaaagtgaagggacgacgacgtttcggtccgtcttggaccattctcaagccacaattgacttgagaatggtccaggacggaccgaaacgtcgtcgtcccttcaccttctagtgtgtggtctggtcaacatactttagccacgttattgtgactcatcgcctgcataaacatggatgagtttgggtggagataaataggagctgcctcgtatggcccaataggctttctgcagatgACTTAATTTCTGTGTtattatctatatctataaata of the Procambarus clarkii isolate CNS0578487 chromosome 56, FALCON_Pclarkii_2.0, whole genome shotgun sequence genome contains:
- the LOC138353220 gene encoding putative uncharacterized protein DDB_G0282499, with product MNESSTCLRLVIIKDLLRGCRNRAPLLCQHYNDVNEHYNDVNEHYNDVNEHYNDVNEHYNDVNEHYNDVNEHYNDVNEHYNDVNEHYNDVNELYNDVNEHYNDVNEHYNDVNEHYNDVNEQYNDVNEHYNDVNEHYNDVNEHYNDVNEHYNDVNELYNDVNELYNDVNEHYNDVNEHYNDVNEHYNDVNEQYNDVNEHYNNVNEHYNDVNELYNDVNEHYNDVNEHYNDVNEHYNDVNEHYNDVNEHYNDVNEHYNDVNEHYNDVNELYNNVNELYDDVTCRLFREVVLELLTCNFPTSPTANENPHST